In the Festucalex cinctus isolate MCC-2025b chromosome 10, RoL_Fcin_1.0, whole genome shotgun sequence genome, one interval contains:
- the vtg3 gene encoding vitellogenin 3, phosvitinless isoform X1 — MRGLIVCCLVALATCQSVRYDFSLNPKKTYEYRYEGVANFGLGMSNLAESGVKLTCKLKIVGVSGQTFLLQISDLAFEEFNGFPGKHSFIAAPKLAQRISAQLVKPFTFDFANGHVGNIHASAEVSDTVVNIIRGILSFFHVTVKTTQTFYELEEVGIHGMCQSNYAIEENKETRDMTITQVVDVTNCREKAERYRGMATAVLDDISKKRGDSVVSTLRYVYTIKPTVEGGLISRAHGLEQQHFSPFNVKGGSFKMKATKEIVLLDVKDTPAAVPDARGPMENRGNIIYKFVKVGAHIPILMQNLDDAASKAVELLKQLAQVNNYQIDSATTEDVMKLYQLLRLVPYEGLEVMWKQFAAHNEHRRWFLDTIVEVNDARILKFLQKRFQEGDISASEALQTLLLAFEHLEAIPELVEMAKTFLTLPFSRSNIFVWHTVVLSYGSLVYKHCAYYAPCPVSAVQPLLDFAMDSMKKNNEEDMVLALKALGNAGHPGSIKTIMRFLPGVSANPVDLPPRVLSAAVQSLRLIAARDPHSVQLITMSLYLQKELPAELRNLALMILFDTKPPMALVFTVSTHLQEETDLHVISFTYSYLRSMAKSRTPDNLFLSTACNVAVKILAPKFGRLTYRYSKAMRLDWFNDDLLLGTSAEVFMLRNATEIIPTEIMMKGKLYFIGRILQLLEMGIRVDGIKDIIGSIIPELKGDFSDFQAILSQLRNLETHGSDKPLLHFYSRASGQEWFFADINKEFIRTIINAVSPTGGKDSPVWTLIENLQKGISWHRTKAFLIFETRYFQATTLGLPLEISKYYQTLNGITVNAKAAIDPPLTDRLGQILISDISLETDGFVGCTKDIWMSYGISTELFHSGVEFKSKIQYSIPWKLSAKVNIRERNFELDMPLSKKEVELITVSSDVYAVTRNIEAPTLSKMTPMMPKAIDPNNEIIRKGPTIVKLEAEEEIQKPNNWHPRDKMCTVKNIYGAVFCIESELRRAYYHEEYPLYYFLGYSNVELKAVPGRLHNLETLHVQTNKAVDKIRFEVNTGPSQYPTNTQELLQSLWKPSKEATSGVTSSESESSETDINLYPPGMVFNSTPEAIFNIRALAVSRNHKPEGYETAVFYTPMRNLRNTQLIVSQVGDNTNWKMCMDMVLDGRTEAKANLRWGAECQSFDMSVRANTARLPGSRPTLRAKVHWNVIPETMTEFFSGIKTYIPGMAFLLGFNQDYERNPKQELAASVVVASADSIDVRIQFPEYTVYRQSIPVPLPHQNLREFQYNARNTTM, encoded by the exons ATTTCAGATTTGGCCTTTGAGGAGTTTAACGGCTTCCCAGGGAAGCACAGCTTCATTGCTGCCCCGAAACTCGCTCAGCGCATCTCAGCCCAGCTCGTCAAACCCTTCACGTTTGACTTTGCCAATGGGCATGTGGGCAACATCCACGCCTCAGCCGAGGTCTCTGACACAGTTGTCAACATCATTCGAGGCATACTCAGCTTCTTCCACGTCACTGTCAAGACCACGCAAACGTTCTACGAACTCGAGGAG GTTGGCATTCACGGCATGTGTCAGAGTAACTATGCCATTGAAGAAAACAAGGAAACAAGGGACATGACCATCACTCAGGTTGTGGACGTCACCAACTGCAGGGAGAAGGCGGAACGCTACAGGGGAATGGCAACCGCGGTGCTTGACGATATTTCCAAAAAG AGAGGAGATTCTGTTGTTTCAACCTTGCGATACGTGTACACAATCAAACCGACAGTTGAGGGAGGCCTCATTTCCAGGGCTCACGGCTTGGAGCAACAACACTTCAGTCCTTTCAATGTGAAGGGCGGAAGCTTCAAGATGAAAGCGAC GAAGGAAATAGTGCTGCTGGATGTGAAAGACACACCTGCTGCTGTTCCCGACGCACGTGGGCCAATGGAAAACCGAGGCAACATTATTTACAAGTTTGTTAAAGTGGGAGCGCATATTCCCATCCTCATGCAGAACTTGGATGATGCGGCATCAAAG GCTGTTGAGTTGCTCAAGCAGTTGGCTCAAGTCAACAACTACCAAATTGACAGCGCGACAACCGAGGACGTGATGAAGTTGTATCAACTGCTGCGATTGGTCCCGTACGAAGGATTAGAAGTGATGTGGAAGCAATTTGCTGCACATAACGAGCACAG ACGCTGGTTTTTGGACACGATTGTGGAAGTCAACGATGCCAGAATCCTTAAGTTCCTGCAAAAGAGGTTCCAGGAAGGAGACATAAGTGCATCCGAGGCCCTCCAAACGCTCTTGTTGGCATTCGAACATCTGGAGGCTATTCCTGAATTGGTTGAGATGGCTAAA ACCTTCCTGACCCTGCCCTTTAGTAGATCTAACATTTTTGTATGGCATACAGTGGTACTTTCTTATGGCTCTCTGGTGTACAAGCACTGTGCCTATTACGCACCTTGTCCGGTGTCTGCTGTTCAG CCACTGCTGGACTTCGCTATGGACAGTATGAAGAAAAACAATGAGGAAGACATGGTTTTGGCTCTGAAAGCTCTGGGCAACGCGGGTCATCCGGGCAGCATTAAAACCATCATGCGTTTCCTCCCCGGAGTGTCTGCCAACCCAGTTGATCTCCCTCCTCGGGTGCTGAGTGCGGCTGTCCAGTCCTTGAGACTCATTGCTGCACGAGACCCGCACAGC GTCCAACTCATCACCATGAGTCTTTACCTGCAAAAGGAACTTCCTGCTGAGTTGCGCAATTTAGCCCTCATGATCTTATTTGACACAAAGCCACCGATGGCGCTGGTGTTTACTGTGAGCACACATCTGCAGGAAGAGACAGACCTTCATGTTATTAGTTTTACGTACTCGTATTTGAGAAGCATGGCCAAATCCAGAACTCCTGACAATTTATTCCT GTCCACAGCCTGTAACGTAGCAGTGAAAATCCTGGCCCCAAAATTTGGTCGCCTCACCTATCGCTACAGCAAGGCAATGCGCTTGGACTGGTTTAATG ATGATTTACTCCTTGGCACATCGGCAGAGGTCTTCATGCTAAGAAATGCAACAGAAATCATCCCCACTGAAATTATGATGAAAGGAAAATTGTATTTCATTGGTCGAATTCTTCAGCTTTTGGAG ATGGGTATACGTGTTGATGGAATCAAGGACATTATTGGCTCCATCATCCCTGAATTAAAAGGCGATTTTAGTGACTTCCAGGCCATTCTTAGTCAG cttcGAAACTTGGAAACTCACGGCAGTGACAaacctcttcttcatttctattcTCGCGCTTCTGGACAAGAGTGGTTCTTTGCAGATATCAACAAAGAGTTTATTCGCACCATCATCAAT GCTGTCAGTCCTACCGGAGGCAAAGACAGCCCCGTGTGGACGCTCATTGAGAATTTACAGAAGGGAATTTCATGGCATCGAACAAAGGCCTTCTTAATCTTTGAGACTCGCTACTTCCAAGCTACCACTCTCGGCCTACCTCTGGAGATCAGCAAATATTATCAGACTCTTAATGGCATCACCGTgaatg caaAAGCTGCAATAGATCCACCACTGACCGACCGCCTTGGACAAATCTTGATCTCCGATATTTCACTGGAGACTGATGGCTTTGTTGG ttGCACGAAGGATATTTGGATGTCCTACGGTATCAGCACAGAGCTTTTCCACAGTGGTGTAGAATTTAAGAGCAAAATACAATATTCCATCCCATGGAAGTTATCTGCCAAGGTTAACATCCGAGAAAGGAATTTTGAACTTGACATGCCATTGAGCAAAAAGGAAGTTGAACTCATCACAGTTAG CTCTGATGTATATGCAGTCACCAGGAACATTGAAGCACCAACTTTGTCGAAGATGACCCCGATGATGCCCAAAGCTATTGACCCTAATAACGAAATTATCCGCAAGGGTCCGACAATTGTGAAGCTTGAAGCTGAAGAAGAG ATACAGAAGCCCAACAACTGGCATCCGAGGGACAAAATGTGCACAGTGAAAAACATCTATGGAGCAGTTTTTTGTATTGAATCCGAGTTGAGACGAGCGTATTACCACGAGGAGTACCCCTTGTACTACTTCCTGGGATACAGCAATGTGGAACTTAAAGCAGTCCCTGGTAGGCTCCACAACTTGGAAACATTACATG TCCAGACAAATAAAGCTGTTGACAAGATCCGATTTGAGGTCAATACTGGTCCCAGCCAATATCCTACCAACACCCAAGAACTCCTTCAGAGTCTATGGAAACCCTCAAAG GAAGCCACATCTGGAGTAACAAGCTCAGAGTCAGAATCAAGCGAAACAGATATTAATCTGTATCCCCCTGGCAtg GTTTTCAACTCAACACCTGAAGCTATTTTCAACATCAGAGCTCTTGCAGTGAGCAGGAACCATAAACCTGAAGGTTATGAAACAGCTGTGTTCTACACACCCATGAGAAACCTTCGGAACACCCAACTGATTGTGTCCCAGGTGGGAGACAATACCAACTGGAAAATGTGTATGGACATGGTGCTAGATGGCCGCACAGAAGCAAAG GCAAACCTTAGATGGGGAGCTGAATGTCAGTCCTTTGACATGTCAGTGAGAGCCAATACTGCACGTCTGCCTGGATCTAGACCAACGCTAAGGGCCAAAGTCCACTGGAACGTTATCCCAGAAACCATGACAGAGTTTTTCAGCGG TATTAAAACCTATATCCCaggcatggctttccttcttggCTTCAACCAGGACTACGAGAGAAATCCAAAGCAGGAACTTGCTGCTTCAGTTGTTGTTGCCTCGGCAGACAGCATCGACGTGAGGATTCAATTCCCAGAG TATACAGTGTACCGCCAGTCGATTCCAGTTCCTCTGCCGCATCAGAATCTTCGGGAATTCCAATACAATGCCAGAAACACAACAATGTAA
- the vtg3 gene encoding vitellogenin 3, phosvitinless isoform X2, whose amino-acid sequence MRGLIVCCLVALATCQSVRYDFSLNPKKTYEYRYEGVANFGLGMSNLAESGVKLTCKLKIVGVSGQTFLLQISDLAFEEFNGFPGKHSFIAAPKLAQRISAQLVKPFTFDFANGHVGNIHASAEVSDTVVNIIRGILSFFHVTVKTTQTFYELEEVGIHGMCQSNYAIEENKETRDMTITQVVDVTNCREKAERYRGMATAVLDDISKKRGDSVVSTLRYVYTIKPTVEGGLISRAHGLEQQHFSPFNVKGGSFKMKATKEIVLLDVKDTPAAVPDARGPMENRGNIIYKFVKVGAHIPILMQNLDDAASKAVELLKQLAQVNNYQIDSATTEDVMKLYQLLRLVPYEGLEVMWKQFAAHNEHRRWFLDTIVEVNDARILKFLQKRFQEGDISASEALQTLLLAFEHLEAIPELVEMAKTFLTLPFSRSNIFVWHTVVLSYGSLVYKHCAYYAPCPVSAVQPLLDFAMDSMKKNNEEDMVLALKALGNAGHPGSIKTIMRFLPGVSANPVDLPPRVLSAAVQSLRLIAARDPHSVQLITMSLYLQKELPAELRNLALMILFDTKPPMALVFTVSTHLQEETDLHVISFTYSYLRSMAKSRTPDNLFLSTACNVAVKILAPKFGRLTYRYSKAMRLDWFNDDLLLGTSAEVFMLRNATEIIPTEIMMKGKLYFIGRILQLLEMGIRVDGIKDIIGSIIPELKGDFSDFQAILSQLRNLETHGSDKPLLHFYSRASGQEWFFADINKEFIRTIINAVSPTGGKDSPVWTLIENLQKGISWHRTKAFLIFETRYFQATTLGLPLEISKYYQTLNGITVNAKAAIDPPLTDRLGQILISDISLETDGFVGCTKDIWMSYGISTELFHSGVEFKSKIQYSIPWKLSAKVNIRERNFELDMPLSKKEVELITVSSDVYAVTRNIEAPTLSKMTPMMPKAIDPNNEIIRKGPTIVKLEAEEEIQKPNNWHPRDKMCTVKNIYGAVFCIESELRRAYYHEEYPLYYFLGYSNVELKAVPVQTNKAVDKIRFEVNTGPSQYPTNTQELLQSLWKPSKEATSGVTSSESESSETDINLYPPGMVFNSTPEAIFNIRALAVSRNHKPEGYETAVFYTPMRNLRNTQLIVSQVGDNTNWKMCMDMVLDGRTEAKANLRWGAECQSFDMSVRANTARLPGSRPTLRAKVHWNVIPETMTEFFSGIKTYIPGMAFLLGFNQDYERNPKQELAASVVVASADSIDVRIQFPEYTVYRQSIPVPLPHQNLREFQYNARNTTM is encoded by the exons ATTTCAGATTTGGCCTTTGAGGAGTTTAACGGCTTCCCAGGGAAGCACAGCTTCATTGCTGCCCCGAAACTCGCTCAGCGCATCTCAGCCCAGCTCGTCAAACCCTTCACGTTTGACTTTGCCAATGGGCATGTGGGCAACATCCACGCCTCAGCCGAGGTCTCTGACACAGTTGTCAACATCATTCGAGGCATACTCAGCTTCTTCCACGTCACTGTCAAGACCACGCAAACGTTCTACGAACTCGAGGAG GTTGGCATTCACGGCATGTGTCAGAGTAACTATGCCATTGAAGAAAACAAGGAAACAAGGGACATGACCATCACTCAGGTTGTGGACGTCACCAACTGCAGGGAGAAGGCGGAACGCTACAGGGGAATGGCAACCGCGGTGCTTGACGATATTTCCAAAAAG AGAGGAGATTCTGTTGTTTCAACCTTGCGATACGTGTACACAATCAAACCGACAGTTGAGGGAGGCCTCATTTCCAGGGCTCACGGCTTGGAGCAACAACACTTCAGTCCTTTCAATGTGAAGGGCGGAAGCTTCAAGATGAAAGCGAC GAAGGAAATAGTGCTGCTGGATGTGAAAGACACACCTGCTGCTGTTCCCGACGCACGTGGGCCAATGGAAAACCGAGGCAACATTATTTACAAGTTTGTTAAAGTGGGAGCGCATATTCCCATCCTCATGCAGAACTTGGATGATGCGGCATCAAAG GCTGTTGAGTTGCTCAAGCAGTTGGCTCAAGTCAACAACTACCAAATTGACAGCGCGACAACCGAGGACGTGATGAAGTTGTATCAACTGCTGCGATTGGTCCCGTACGAAGGATTAGAAGTGATGTGGAAGCAATTTGCTGCACATAACGAGCACAG ACGCTGGTTTTTGGACACGATTGTGGAAGTCAACGATGCCAGAATCCTTAAGTTCCTGCAAAAGAGGTTCCAGGAAGGAGACATAAGTGCATCCGAGGCCCTCCAAACGCTCTTGTTGGCATTCGAACATCTGGAGGCTATTCCTGAATTGGTTGAGATGGCTAAA ACCTTCCTGACCCTGCCCTTTAGTAGATCTAACATTTTTGTATGGCATACAGTGGTACTTTCTTATGGCTCTCTGGTGTACAAGCACTGTGCCTATTACGCACCTTGTCCGGTGTCTGCTGTTCAG CCACTGCTGGACTTCGCTATGGACAGTATGAAGAAAAACAATGAGGAAGACATGGTTTTGGCTCTGAAAGCTCTGGGCAACGCGGGTCATCCGGGCAGCATTAAAACCATCATGCGTTTCCTCCCCGGAGTGTCTGCCAACCCAGTTGATCTCCCTCCTCGGGTGCTGAGTGCGGCTGTCCAGTCCTTGAGACTCATTGCTGCACGAGACCCGCACAGC GTCCAACTCATCACCATGAGTCTTTACCTGCAAAAGGAACTTCCTGCTGAGTTGCGCAATTTAGCCCTCATGATCTTATTTGACACAAAGCCACCGATGGCGCTGGTGTTTACTGTGAGCACACATCTGCAGGAAGAGACAGACCTTCATGTTATTAGTTTTACGTACTCGTATTTGAGAAGCATGGCCAAATCCAGAACTCCTGACAATTTATTCCT GTCCACAGCCTGTAACGTAGCAGTGAAAATCCTGGCCCCAAAATTTGGTCGCCTCACCTATCGCTACAGCAAGGCAATGCGCTTGGACTGGTTTAATG ATGATTTACTCCTTGGCACATCGGCAGAGGTCTTCATGCTAAGAAATGCAACAGAAATCATCCCCACTGAAATTATGATGAAAGGAAAATTGTATTTCATTGGTCGAATTCTTCAGCTTTTGGAG ATGGGTATACGTGTTGATGGAATCAAGGACATTATTGGCTCCATCATCCCTGAATTAAAAGGCGATTTTAGTGACTTCCAGGCCATTCTTAGTCAG cttcGAAACTTGGAAACTCACGGCAGTGACAaacctcttcttcatttctattcTCGCGCTTCTGGACAAGAGTGGTTCTTTGCAGATATCAACAAAGAGTTTATTCGCACCATCATCAAT GCTGTCAGTCCTACCGGAGGCAAAGACAGCCCCGTGTGGACGCTCATTGAGAATTTACAGAAGGGAATTTCATGGCATCGAACAAAGGCCTTCTTAATCTTTGAGACTCGCTACTTCCAAGCTACCACTCTCGGCCTACCTCTGGAGATCAGCAAATATTATCAGACTCTTAATGGCATCACCGTgaatg caaAAGCTGCAATAGATCCACCACTGACCGACCGCCTTGGACAAATCTTGATCTCCGATATTTCACTGGAGACTGATGGCTTTGTTGG ttGCACGAAGGATATTTGGATGTCCTACGGTATCAGCACAGAGCTTTTCCACAGTGGTGTAGAATTTAAGAGCAAAATACAATATTCCATCCCATGGAAGTTATCTGCCAAGGTTAACATCCGAGAAAGGAATTTTGAACTTGACATGCCATTGAGCAAAAAGGAAGTTGAACTCATCACAGTTAG CTCTGATGTATATGCAGTCACCAGGAACATTGAAGCACCAACTTTGTCGAAGATGACCCCGATGATGCCCAAAGCTATTGACCCTAATAACGAAATTATCCGCAAGGGTCCGACAATTGTGAAGCTTGAAGCTGAAGAAGAG ATACAGAAGCCCAACAACTGGCATCCGAGGGACAAAATGTGCACAGTGAAAAACATCTATGGAGCAGTTTTTTGTATTGAATCCGAGTTGAGACGAGCGTATTACCACGAGGAGTACCCCTTGTACTACTTCCTGGGATACAGCAATGTGGAACTTAAAGCAGTCCCTG TCCAGACAAATAAAGCTGTTGACAAGATCCGATTTGAGGTCAATACTGGTCCCAGCCAATATCCTACCAACACCCAAGAACTCCTTCAGAGTCTATGGAAACCCTCAAAG GAAGCCACATCTGGAGTAACAAGCTCAGAGTCAGAATCAAGCGAAACAGATATTAATCTGTATCCCCCTGGCAtg GTTTTCAACTCAACACCTGAAGCTATTTTCAACATCAGAGCTCTTGCAGTGAGCAGGAACCATAAACCTGAAGGTTATGAAACAGCTGTGTTCTACACACCCATGAGAAACCTTCGGAACACCCAACTGATTGTGTCCCAGGTGGGAGACAATACCAACTGGAAAATGTGTATGGACATGGTGCTAGATGGCCGCACAGAAGCAAAG GCAAACCTTAGATGGGGAGCTGAATGTCAGTCCTTTGACATGTCAGTGAGAGCCAATACTGCACGTCTGCCTGGATCTAGACCAACGCTAAGGGCCAAAGTCCACTGGAACGTTATCCCAGAAACCATGACAGAGTTTTTCAGCGG TATTAAAACCTATATCCCaggcatggctttccttcttggCTTCAACCAGGACTACGAGAGAAATCCAAAGCAGGAACTTGCTGCTTCAGTTGTTGTTGCCTCGGCAGACAGCATCGACGTGAGGATTCAATTCCCAGAG TATACAGTGTACCGCCAGTCGATTCCAGTTCCTCTGCCGCATCAGAATCTTCGGGAATTCCAATACAATGCCAGAAACACAACAATGTAA